The DNA sequence tttgaataaaaattaattaaaatagaagaccATTTTGTTTACCAACATTAACAGCTAGAACACGGTGTAAGATGATGATTACCTCTCCAGGATTCCATTTCTCTTTTAACCAAATACTGAGATCTGTTGAAACATTCTCTCCCTGGGACATGCTTCTGCAGAAATAGAAAACAAGAATACATGCCATGTAATTTGTAACTTACATATGAAGCCATTTACATTTTGAAATTCCACAAAGATAACCTCAAAAAGCTTCTGTATTAAACAAAATTTGACGTTTCCACCCAGGTTTAATACTAATGTAAATAGGAGCCTTTCTACTCTATAAACTGTAAGTAGATGGCTAAACAAAATACATTTCATCTATGAGATAATACGAGATGTGACTTGCAACATAAATTTTAATGCTATGCCTCTTTTCATCAAAAGGTCCATAAGGTAGCGTTTGGTTGAGAGACAGATACtgaaagactgagactgagagactgagactGAAATAAGTTttagtattctgtttggtgtcaaatgagagacaaaaattgaaacaagaataaaactctaatttaatttgcacaaagataaaattggaattaattaattaaaatgagagtattttaggtataaaatgttattaaagtttcggTCTCTATTTCTAAAAATATCAGTCCCCTGTGTCCCTACATTTTGGAGgcactgaaatactgaaattttggagacagagacagaaattttagtaccagtctctgagccaacaaacatgatactgTGTCTCAATCTCTCAGTCTCTGTTCCAGTACtgcaaaacaaacgctacctaataGAACAGTTAAAAGGGGATTATCTATGCCCTATTTGTATATGGCCAGGCAATAATACACAGAAAAGTTGAGCTAATTTTGGGTGAACAGTGacattaaaaatagttaaattgtGGTAACTAGTTCTGAATTAATTAACATAATGCAACCAAGGACTTACGAAGATTGAACATCTGGTGTAGTCTGAAACATTGGAGTGGAGCTCAAGTCATTGAAGCTAAAGGATGACTGCTGAGAAGTTGAACTCGGGAACATTGTTGACTCCGCTGGGGTAGAGAAGGGGCTGCTTGGAGCACCTGAGAAGCCTCTGCCACTTATGTTTGCAGTGTTGGGTGTAAAAGTGTTTCCTAGTAGTTATTATAACATTTCATAATTAAACACACACAAATGGGGAAGATATGCACCTGAAAAGTGAAAACTGTAGTTGTGGTACACTAGATAAGTAAATATATACCTCCACTTCCGAAGAAACTAGACTGTGGCGGAGTGTTCGGTGCTTGTGCAGAGGGCCTAGCAAGAATGTTATGAACAGATTACTATAGGCGAAGgcaggcataaaaggaaaaaaatacaTCAAAAGAGAAAATTACAGGAAGAAGGACAAAGTCATTGAATGGAAAGCAATGACAGCAAACTTTCGTTTTAATCACTCTAGTAACACCATACTTTGAACCACCAAGGCCAGATAGTATAAAATGCTAGAAAAGCTATGCATGTAGAGGTATAATACAATAACCTAATAAACCCGGGCACAAACTATTAAATACCTTTGaacaccccccccccccccaaaaaaaaaaaaaaaaaaaaaactcatcgCGGGAAAAATTATGAGCAGGTCATTACCTATCAAATCCCGTGTTCAATGAAGCACCCAGTTGGCTAAAGCTTGAGACTGACACAGGACCATTGTTTTGTGTAGTTATTGAAAATGGATTTGCATTATGCTGGCCATTATTTTGCATAGGCATTGAAAACGGATTTGCATTCTGATGATTTTGACTGTTAACAGCAGGATTAAATGGCATTCTGTAGGGTTCAGAAAGTAGTTTCTCGAACTCAGCCAACTTGGAATTCAGTgtatttctctctctctcaacctGCAAAGAATATTTTCAAgttagaaataataaaattgtaTGAATGTCACCTAATAGTTTGAAACATCAGCACCAAAAGAAATAATTGTAaagagtttttattttttaatcgaAAATGAGTTTTTATTACAGAAAAATAAGCAATTACTGTCATGGAGTGGATAAGATTTCATTCAAGAACAAGGAGAGGGGGGAGAGGTGGGAGCCGcaaaaaagaaaacagaaacAATGGAAAAAAGAAAAGCGTAAGATATCCAGTCTCACTGGGTATCGTAAATTGGAAATCCATTTAAACTGTAGGAATACTACATCCGTTCTTACAATTGATTGCAAGTTCATCCCTCGCTTCGCATCCTCATAAGCTGCTGCCCTCAGTTCTTCATAGCTAATATCACCAACTATGTCACAAGGTGCACTGCATGCATTGAAAGAGGCATTAATATATCACAGTTCTTAACTTTCTTAGAAGTGCAGCGTTGAGTTAATTCATCTTCAAACTTTGATGGGCTGCATAGTAGGTGAATGGTTGATAAACTTTAGCCAATTGGACGAATTAGTATCTTACTCTACATGATCTACTGTCTGCGTTAAGATTTTCAAACCATTATATGTCCAAGAAATATATATACCCTTTAGAATGACCATAGCATGTAAGTATCCAGAGTGGCCTCTCTTGCTTGAAATCTTCAGCAATCTGGCGCTTGCAGACCTCAGGATCTGTACATCTTCAATTGCATCAACAAACATTTAGTAAAGTATATCACTTAACTAAAACAAAGCAAACCCAATGCAAAACACAGACATTCAAAACACATGATCTGTAGAGGCATTGATATGGACCATACAATGCAGCAATGATAAGGTATCCTCCAAAAGAGAAGCCATAAAACTTATTGGAGTAAACATTAAGAAACCAAATTAATCTTCAAAATAGGTCAAAGGCTTTCAAGTTTCAACCAAAGATTACAGAATTTATTTCAACATAATTAGACATATTTCTCTATGTTTTATGCACATCGTAGACGTTTAGGCCTAGACCTATATGCGGGACAATGTGCCATCCTAGATTCCCAAATTGATTTGATACGACATCACACGAATGTGAATGCATTAAGAGAAGGGAACAGGGGATTGAAACACTTACTCATGATTCGCCGGTAGGGGGTTGTTATCAGATTGCCGCGAAGCGCCACCCCGAGTCCATTTGTTTTCAAAAGGCTGATTCAAATTAGAAAAGCACACCATCAAGACCAACATTAAACAAAAGCATCTTTTACTAACAATAGTTAATCAGATTAACTGAA is a window from the Arachis stenosperma cultivar V10309 chromosome 3, arast.V10309.gnm1.PFL2, whole genome shotgun sequence genome containing:
- the LOC130968763 gene encoding zinc finger CCCH domain-containing protein 16, with protein sequence MRDLCRNFQRGSCQYGDRCKFIHAVAQQQGKPNNSFHGFGGQNSFYQQQQQQQNVNPFGFGSKSASQPHQQQQKTNPFGFGVQNNNINNSQFKGTPQQNQFKPFENKWTRGGASRQSDNNPLPANHECTDPEVCKRQIAEDFKQERPLWILTCYGHSKGAPCDIVGDISYEELRAAAYEDAKRGMNLQSIVERERNTLNSKLAEFEKLLSEPYRMPFNPAVNSQNHQNANPFSMPMQNNGQHNANPFSITTQNNGPVSVSSFSQLGASLNTGFDRPSAQAPNTPPQSSFFGSGGNTFTPNTANISGRGFSGAPSSPFSTPAESTMFPSSTSQQSSFSFNDLSSTPMFQTTPDVQSSSMSQGENVSTDLSIWLKEKWNPGEIPEEAPPDSVVR